The region CCTAATTAAAAAAACTTAAGGACAACCACATGTCTAAACAAAAGAAACAAGATGATGGATACCCGTTCGACACGGGCGACTGGGCGCGTTGGACAAACGTAAAGCGTCTCAACTGGATGCGTAATTTCCGCGACCGCTTGCTTGACGAAGGTGCCTCGACGCACTATTTCAACCAGGGGTTGACCGAAGCCGATATGATGCAGATCATCGCCGACACTGCCGCGATGGAAAAGGTCGTCGAACAGGAACAAGCCGCGATGAAGATGATGCAGGCCGGACTCGCACAAGAGATGAACACGAACGCTGACGAGCTTCTAAAGTCCATCGACAACACGGGCCGCAAAGCGATCTATCTTCCGCCAAATGATATTCTCGGTAAAAAGGGAAACTAATGTGAGCTTCGCAGCGTCGAGATCAACGCCCTCTCCGCCGAAGAATCCAAACAGCTTCTCACAAAGATCAAAGATAAGATCGTTTAGTTGCGGATTCCAACGCGTACAACTTTTACATTTCTTTTCATCATGCAGAACAAGATTACCCCAGTAAATTCATACGGGCTAAACAATTGTAGAGCAGCTATGTAGACTTTGTGGTATTGTTGTTACGGAACCTCAACATGTAAGACCGCAGTGCTAAGGTTCCGTAACAGCATGAATGGGCGCGAAAAACTTCTTGAATACGCCAAAACGCGAAAAATATTTCGGGCTTCAGATGTCGAACATGAACTCGGACTATCGCGGATGTATATTTCGCGCCTAGTCAAAGAAGGTCACCTCGAACGTGTCGGCTACGGACTATACGCACTTGTCGGTACCGAATTCAACGAAAACCAAAGCATCCTAGAAGTCGCTGCAAAAGCTCCGAATGGTGTGCTCTGTCTTCTTTCGGCTCTACGCTTTCACGATCTGACCACGCAGAATCCCTTCGAGGTCTGGATCGCAGTCGAGCGCGACTCATGGATACCCAAAATGGATACAGTCCGCCTTCGGCCCTTCCGTTTTTCCCCAAGGGTATACGAAGCCGGAATTGAAACGCATACAATCGACGGCGTCCAAGTAAAGGTGTACTCGCCGGCGAAAACGATCGCAGACTGTTTCTATTATCAAAGGACTGTCGGCCTTGATGTATGTCTTGAGGCCCTTCGCGATGCTTGGCACTCACGGAAAGTGAGAATGGACGAACTCATTCATTATGCCGAAGTTCGCAACGTCAAAGGGACGATGCTGCCTTATCTGAACACGCTCTCCTAAAACGATGGTGAAAAAAGAGATAAAAGACATTGCTTCCTCCGTCAAGGCTCGTCTGACGGCCAGAGCTAAAGAGCAGCGCGAGGATGTCCAGAGCGTCCTCGTACGCTACGGCGTCGAGAGATTTCTTTATCGCCTTAGTATTTCACCACACAAAGACCGATTCCTACTAAAAGGCGCGGCGCTCTTCTCGCTCTGGTTCGACGCACCACATCGGCCCACAAAGGATCTCGATCTCCTGGGATTTGGCTCAAACGACATTTATACACTGGAAGATAAGATCAGATCGATCTGCAAAGTCCAAACTGAGGATGGCCTTGAATTCCTAACGGAGACCGTTCGTGGCGAGCAAATTCGCAAAGAAGAAGCGTATCAAGGAGTTCGAATAAAGTTTGTTGCAAAACTGGGGCAGGCAAGGATACCACTTCAAGTCGATGTTGGCTTTGGCGATGTGGTCACTCCTGAGCCCAGGATCGCGGATTTCCCAACGCTCTTGGAATTCCCGGCTCCGCGTCTTAAGGTCTATCCTAAGGAAACCGTAGTGGCCGAGAAATTCGAAGCGATGGTGAAACTGGGCGAGGCAAACGGACGATTGAAGGATTTTTGGGACCTGAATTACATGATCGCAGAATTCGAATTCGACGGCGAGCTACTTCAGTCTGCGTTGCGTGCGACGTTTGAAAATCGCCAATCCCCCTTCCCGACCGCTTTGCCGATAGCTCTTCGAGATGAGTTTGCCGAGAATGCAGTGGTTGTGGCCCGATGGAGAGCGTTCATCAATCGAAACCGCATCGAACGCTCGAAAGACCCCTCGGATATCATCCGGCACGTTCGAGCTTTTCTCGAACCAATCATCAAAGCCGAAGTAGCCAAGAATCTCTTTTCAATGAGCTGGCAGCCAGGACGGGGTTGGTCATAAATATTTCTATTACTGTCGACAATACGACTATCTTGACGAGAGATTCTCTGTCGATGGTTGCAGGATGGTGGCAGTTTTGAAAACACGTAAGCACGATAAACCCTTGTTTTACAGTGTTATAGAGATACAGCCCTCTCGCGAGCTGGGCGAATGCGAAGAAAAAGGGACTTTCGATTTTCGTCGAAAGCCCCGTTTTTATTGGTCGGGACGACTGGATTTGAACCAGCGACCTCTCGCACCCCAAGCGAGCCAAGGGGCTTTTCATACTTTGTCAAAATCAATCAAAACATCCTAAAATCAACACTTTACCCTCTTAGCCTGATCCTCTAAGATTCGCCATGATTCAGGAAAGTGCAACCAACCTGCAACCAACTTTTCCTGACTCGGCTTGTCAATCGTCGCAGGAAAAACTCTACATTCCACACCATACCATAACACCTGGCTCATTTGCCAACCGTTCGATTATCGCAGACAGACAGGCTCCCGAAAAATTTCTTCAAAAGTGAAAAGAGATCAAGATATCGTCGAAATCCATAGGCTCTCGCACAAATGGTTTAGGCGGTGTAGCCAAGGATAAGGCATCGGATATTTCTGTTAAATTGCATGAAGCAAATTCCCCAATCACCTCGCCATCGCAGTCAAGCTTTCCTTTGTAATGCAGTAACCCTTCATTCCAACTTGAGTGTGAAAAATGGGATGTACTTACGCACGAGCATTCGGTTGTTACTTTTCAAAATATTTCCCGAAATATGATGCAAGTCATATTTCTCCGCTTTCCATTCGAGTATTTTCTAAAATTGTACTCGAGCACGAGCAGAATTTCTGCGGTATCGGTCTACCTAATAATCGGCTTTGTTTGCGTTGGTCAGATGTAAATCCAATCGAATATTGTTGGTTTTATGCTCAAACCGATTGTTGATATAGGAATGTTGCGTGATCTATACAATCGACAGATCAGAGATTTGAGGGTCTCATTGACTGACCGCTGCAATTTTAGATGTTTCTATTGCAACTCGTCAGCGGAACAGGACGTTTCGAATCGACCCGACCTACTAACATTTGAGGAGATCGTAGCGGTCTGTGAGGTATTTGTTTCACTCGGTATCGAGAAGATACGGCTAACGGGGGGCGAACCGCTAGTCAGGAAGGATGTCGAGTTACTTGTAGCCAAGCTGACCAAACTTAAAGATTCGGATGCTCGATCTGCGAATGAAAAGATAGGGTCAACCGGGCCGAACCGACTGCGGGAAATTGCAATGATCACTAACGGCAGCAATTTTCCAAACAAAGCTGCTGCTTTGAAGCTTGCGGGATTGGATCGTGTGACGTTCTCGCTTG is a window of Chloracidobacterium sp. DNA encoding:
- a CDS encoding type IV toxin-antitoxin system AbiEi family antitoxin domain-containing protein: MNGREKLLEYAKTRKIFRASDVEHELGLSRMYISRLVKEGHLERVGYGLYALVGTEFNENQSILEVAAKAPNGVLCLLSALRFHDLTTQNPFEVWIAVERDSWIPKMDTVRLRPFRFSPRVYEAGIETHTIDGVQVKVYSPAKTIADCFYYQRTVGLDVCLEALRDAWHSRKVRMDELIHYAEVRNVKGTMLPYLNTLS
- a CDS encoding nucleotidyl transferase AbiEii/AbiGii toxin family protein translates to MVKKEIKDIASSVKARLTARAKEQREDVQSVLVRYGVERFLYRLSISPHKDRFLLKGAALFSLWFDAPHRPTKDLDLLGFGSNDIYTLEDKIRSICKVQTEDGLEFLTETVRGEQIRKEEAYQGVRIKFVAKLGQARIPLQVDVGFGDVVTPEPRIADFPTLLEFPAPRLKVYPKETVVAEKFEAMVKLGEANGRLKDFWDLNYMIAEFEFDGELLQSALRATFENRQSPFPTALPIALRDEFAENAVVVARWRAFINRNRIERSKDPSDIIRHVRAFLEPIIKAEVAKNLFSMSWQPGRGWS